The genomic interval GATCACAGATAGATGTTATTATGGTCTAGTTCAATTTTGTATTATTACAGCCCCAGTTGATACCAAAGTAGCAAAATACTAATATTACATATTCCAGTTTGTGTCATCAGGGAGAAACACTGGAAATCACACACCGTGTCGGTATGGCCCATCTTGGGCCCAGCAGAGGAAATGAGAGCCTACCGTCAATCTATACAGAAGATGTGTACATTCACTTTTTAGTTATATCCTAAAAGCATTTAATTATCATTCACACAAGTCATGACATGATACATTATAAGTTATTTCTGAATGAAacaataagggcatgcccagacgtggcggaattcttccgctactgtccgcatcaatgccgcacagaatctgtgttgcaaattctgttgcggctctgcccaaaatgggcattaaattgatgcggactagccgttgcgtattgaggtgaagtacttcccttctctctatcagtgcaggatagagagaagggacagcactttccctagtgaaagtaaaagaatttcatacttacccggccgttgtcttggtgacgcttccctctttcggcatccagcccgacctccctggatgacgcggcagtgcatgtgaccgctgcagcctgtgattggctgcagccgtcacttagactgaaacgtcatcctgggaagctagactggaggaagaagcagggagttcttggtaagtaggaacttctattttttttacaggttgatgtatattgtgatcggtagtcactgtccagggtgcagaaacagttactgccgatcgcttaactctttcagcaccctggacagcgaaTATTTACtggcgttgcctagcaacgctcccgtaattacgggtgcacacacgtagtcacccgtaattatgggtgcacacacgtagtcaccccactgacttcctcagtctggctgtagacctagaaatacataggtccagccagaatgaagaaatgtcatgttagtaaaaccaatacgctccgcagcacacataacatctgcggacttcattgcggaattttgactctccattgaagtcaatggagaaattccacaatgagtccgcaacaagtctgctacacgtccgcaacagccagtgtatgctgcggacaccaaattccgctctgcagcctatgctacgcagcggaattatccgcaacgtgtaaacgaacccaaccacaaagctgtggaaggcaatggagaaacgtgtacgctgcgggttccgcagcggaattccagagcaattccgctacgtgtagtCATGCCCTAAGAATTGCAGGTCAGATTCAAATGAGGTTACAGTCTGCTGGACACttagcttacctgcacatgggacAAAAAATCTGCGGAATTGGCTGCGAATTCACAGAGTTGCTGCAGCATAATTTACATGTTAGACATGCATATTTTACTGCcgattttgtaacttttttcacGGCAAATTTCATCGAAAGGAGTGAAATCCACAGAGAAAatacgcaacataaattgacattctggggATTTAAATATCGCAGTTAAATTTATGTTCGGAAAATGTATCCACATTCGGAAAAAATCCTTATATAATCTGGCCCGTGTGTAGACAGCCTCGCGATCCACCAGTCAGACCCAGATTACACATATCCCAAGATCAACATACTACAGAAAATTTTAGCTTGATTGCTTTGTATAATATATCCTAGTATTAGAATGCATTGGACTGGAATTTCATGCTGTGATAAGTCTGATTTTGATAGATACTGTATATCTAAAAGATTCTCCATTATATTCACACAAAGGGGATCTTCGTCAGCATAATGGCCTTCAAATATTCTTCCAAAAACAATGCATTACCTTGTATTTACCCATGCCGAATGTTTTCTAATACTGTATCATGCCCCCTGGATAATATAGTAGACTTGGCCTTATAACTATGTAAATATCTCAGAGATGCTACAATACTATTTATTCCACTCTCCatataaattaaataataatatactAGTTCTAGAatacaaaaacacataaattcatgaaataaaaataaaattaaaaagacaCATGGGTATGATACAAGTTGGCACAACTTACTAGGAATTTTAGAGACTTTTCTGTATGCTACCTAAGGCAAATTTCAATAATACATGAAATATATCAAAGTAGGTAGTAAATATCTATAACAAATAATCAATTTGGTGCACGCCAGATACCCTacttttttggtgcaatttgtgaAAGTCTTTtggtgcattttgcttagtaaatcttcccATTATATTCATGTACATCAAGAGCCATGAAGCTAGGGTCACCATAAACTTGAGGTATTTGATGTAGACTCTAATAAGTAGATAGCTTTTAAATAATAGAGAAACAACATGTATCCTGTTATAGAATAGATATCATATACAAAACGTACAGGTACACCTAGCATTTGGAGCTGAAAAGGTGTTAGTACGTTTTGTATTGTGTGAGTTGGTACGCTGAAATGCTTGgtgttgtttttaatttttcagcTTTATAAAGAATTTTTCAGCATATTTCATATATCGGCCATGTGCTATCAACTGAAGTAATTTAACCCCATACTGATTGGGACACTTTAAATATTTGTGAGCAACACATTTATCTAGCACTCATCAAATAAAATCGAACTTTATTTAGACAAAGACAAATTAATAGACATGACCAGCAACAGAAAATTACTTGTTTCAGGCTAGTAAAGTTTTCCCATTCATGTACGAACATGCTTTATTGTATGAGGCATTgatgctataaatatatatatacatatatgtgtgtgtgtgtgtgtgtgtgtgtgtgtgtgtgtgtgtgtgtgtgtatatatatatatatatatatacagtgaaggaaataagtatttgatcccttgctgattttgtaagtttgcccactgtcaaagacatgaacagtctagaatttttaggctaggttaattttaccagtgagagatagattatataaaaagaaaaacagaaaatcacattgtcacaattatatatatttatttgcattgtgcacgagaaataagtatttgatccctttggcaaacaagacttaatacttggtggcaaaacccttgttggcaagcacagcagtcagacgttttttgtagttgatgatgaggtttgcacacatgttagatggaattttggccgactcctctttgcagatcatctgtaaatcattaagatttcgaggctgtcgcttggcaactcggatcttcagctccctccataagttttcgatgggattaaggtctggagactggctaggccactccatgaccttaatgtgcttctttttgagccactcctttgttgccttggctgtatgtttcgggtcattgtcgtgctggaagacccagccacgagccatttttaatgtcctggtggagggaaggaggttgtcactcaggatttgacggtacatggctccatccattctcccattaatgcggtgaagtagtcctgtgcccttagcagagaaacacccccaaaacataatgtttccacctccatgcttgacagtggggacggtgttctttgggtcataggcagcatttctcttcctccaaacacggtgagttgagttaatgccaaagagctaaattttagtctcatctgaccacagcaccttctcccaatcactctcagaatcatccagatgttcatttgcaaacttcagacgggcctgtacatgtgccttcttgagcagggggaccttgcaggcattgcaggattttaatccattacggcgtaatgtgttaccaatggttttcttggtgactgtgttcccagctgccttgagatcattagcaagttccccccgtgtagttttcggctgagctctcaccttcctcaggatcaaggataccccacgaggtgagattttgcatggagccccagatcgatgtcgattgacagtcatattgtatgtcttccattttcttactattgcaccaacagttgtctccttctcacccagacttgtgcaggtctatgatcttgtccctgacatccttagaaagctctttggtcttgcccatgttgtagaggataGAGTCAgtctgattaatggagtctggacaggagtcttttatacaggtgaccatgtaagacagctgtctttaatgcaggcaccaagttgatttggagcgtgtaactggtctggaggaggctgaactcttaatggttggtaggggatcaaatacttatttctctgtgcacaatgcaaataaatatatataattttgactatgtgattttctgtttttttttttaaatataatctatctctcactggtaaaattaacctagcctaaaaattctagactgttcatgtctttgacagtgggcaaacttacaaaatcagcaagtgatcaaatacttatttccttcactgtatatatatatatatatatatatatatatatatatatatatatatatgtatacatatatatatatatatatatatatatatatatatatatatatatcctttttCCTTTTTACTACCAAATAAGACAAATTACATCATAGTATCCCTATGCTgcctatgttaaaggggttttctccacGGGGgatgtttatgacatatccacaggatatgtcataaatgtcagatagatgctggtcacacctctgggacccacacctatttctagaaGGAGGCCCcccaaaccccgttctagctttgtctgctatcactgactcccggccacttcttgACTTTTCTTCTTGAAGttctgaaaacagcgtagctcgctgaactacgctatttccgtaactcccatagtagtgaatagcagttacggaagcagcatagcatgagagctacgctgtttccgtaactaccattcagttctttggggcttacgaaaacagcatagctcagcgagctatgttgttttcaccttcatggtcggaaatcagccgacaaacacagaggtagaacggggtttagggtctAGAGATagttgtgggtcccagaggtaggacccaaatctatctgacacttatgacatatcctgtggatatgtcataaatgtccctcatgggaaaacccctttaagtatagcaTGAGTAGTAAAGCGAGAGTACCCCCTAGAGATATGGCATGTAACCCCTGGGTAACATGTACCAGAGGCTGAGAATCTAGGCTCTAGAGGGTTGTCTGACTGCTTAATCTACtggagaaattttttttattgctggcaGAAGCTACCGGTAGAAGTGTGGTATTACATTGCGCCCTTTCAACTGGTGACTGCATTGCCTGGTCATGTCAAGTCCCACAGAGAGAGGGAGCCTTTCTCTTCAGTCGCTCTCTGATCTGGCTAACAAGAAACGGTACCTCCTTATTCAATACAATCATAAGTCCTAATATCACAAATGCTGAAGGGTTGCCCTCAATGGATGACCCTTTTAAAAGCAGAAAAGAACCAGTTGGTCTTTCTTATTTGCCCAGTATATTGGGCCCTAACCAAACAATAGGTATTATATGCAGTTCGGATGCACAGGTTACCACACACAGATAGAAAAGATTATACTCAACATTCTCAAATATattatactatgtactatacttGTACACATTTATTACATTAAAACCAGTGCACATGCCATTAAAGCCTGTATTCACTGCTAGAAAAATAGTTAATTTACCAGTAAAAAACACCAACGACACAGGTAGGTATATAGCACTGACAGAAAGAACACAGGAGAGGAACACATTGATTTGAATAAAATATTCTCTCACCTTGTCTGTGTCAGTGGTTACATTCATATGCGAGTTATCTGAGGATGCAATAGTGTCTTTAACCATATCATCCAACTGAGGAAAATGTAAAGGCTGCACAATACTGAAATCTTGTTGTTCCAGGGCTGGGGGTAGATTCGTTTGGTAACTCTGCCCCTGGAATCCTGGAGGAACCATCCTGACCTCCATGTATTTTAAGGTTCCGTCTGTGTTCAGGTACAGAGCTGGCTGATACTGATCTGTGTAGAGTTTGGATTGGGATCCACCAAGAAAACAGCAACTACTGCTATAATCATAACTGTCTTTCCTCAGACATTTCACCAATAATATCATGAAGGTAACAAGTGAGACTAAGCTGATGGCCACTAGGGAAATGATTAAATACAGAGTCATATCTGATGGGGGTTTGGAATTGGTCAGGAAGTCTCCAGATTTTGGTCTTTCCACTACAACCTCATCTGCTATACTGATAAGTACAGTCACTGTGGTGGATAATGGAGGATTCCCCTGATCACTGATAGAAATGACAAGTTGTTGCTCCATGTTCTCCGTCTCCTGTAATCCTCTTACAGttctcacctctcctgtgtgtttAGACACTTGAAACGAGGAATAATTGATGGGGTCAATGAGAGTGAAGAACAACCAGGCATTGTgaccagagtccagatccactgcTGACAGTTTTGTCACTAAATATCCGGCACTTGTAGACTTTGGAATCCTCTCTTGGACAATGAGGTCTTCAGAGTGCTCTGGATACAGCAGAGTGGGGGGATTGTCATTTGTATCCAGAATGAAGATAAAGACGGGAACAGTGGAAGATAACTGTGGAGATCCAGAGTCTTCTACCTTTATGGTGATCTGTAAAACCTGGATATGCTCATAGTCAAAGGAACGCTGAGCATATATATTCCCATCACTAGAATGAATGTAGACAAAGGAGGACACAGAGGAGCCGTCAATCTGACTCTCAACTATGGAGTAGACCAGCTCAGAATTAACCCCCTCATCTAGGTCAGTAGCAGATACTGTACATAGGAGAGTACCTGGGTCACTGTTCTCTGTAATGAAAGCATTATAAGTAGACTGCGTGAACACTGGAGCATTATCATTAATATCTGACACACTGAGGGTAACACTGGTTTTACTGTATAGAGGAGGAGACCCCAAATCAGTGGCTGTCAGCTCTATAGTGTATTGGGAGGTTTCCTCTCTATCCAGATTCCCATCTGTGACCAATGCATAACGGTTCTGATTAGATCTTATCTTAAAAGGCACATTTGGTGATAAGTCCAGTTTTACTTCTCCA from Rhinoderma darwinii isolate aRhiDar2 chromosome 3, aRhiDar2.hap1, whole genome shotgun sequence carries:
- the LOC142750340 gene encoding protocadherin gamma-C5-like, which produces MDIRGFCQCWKWQVVCSFLLCSWGWVSGQLRYSIVEESEPGTLVGNVDQDLGIKRAELSQRRIHLTSEKYPKYFSINQANGGLVVKDRIDRESLCGSSPRCLLQLEVVAENPVELFSLEIEILDINDNSPTFSSNDRIIEITEVFTSPGARFALQIAEDLDVGVNGVSQYTLNTNPYFSLSVKNRKDGTLIPQLILEKVLDREEKQEHNLILTAIDGGEPARSGTCRITIVVIDVNDNPPVFNQTIYKVSIRENLPLKTVTLTLNATDQDDGANGEIQFSFDDHTFKSAKRLFALNEQNGQISINGPVDFEELNFYELSITASDKGIPKLEGNCIVHVEVEDVNDNPPEIMFSTVTNNIPENAPIGAVVGFINVKDEDSGKNGEVKLDLSPNVPFKIRSNQNRYALVTDGNLDREETSQYTIELTATDLGSPPLYSKTSVTLSVSDINDNAPVFTQSTYNAFITENSDPGTLLCTVSATDLDEGVNSELVYSIVESQIDGSSVSSFVYIHSSDGNIYAQRSFDYEHIQVLQITIKVEDSGSPQLSSTVPVFIFILDTNDNPPTLLYPEHSEDLIVQERIPKSTSAGYLVTKLSAVDLDSGHNAWLFFTLIDPINYSSFQVSKHTGEVRTVRGLQETENMEQQLVISISDQGNPPLSTTVTVLISIADEVVVERPKSGDFLTNSKPPSDMTLYLIISLVAISLVSLVTFMILLVKCLRKDSYDYSSSCCFLGGSQSKLYTDQYQPALYLNTDGTLKYMEVRMVPPGFQGQSYQTNLPPALEQQDFSIVQPLHFPQLDDMVKDTIASSDNSHMNVTTDTDKN